A region from the Candidatus Limnocylindrales bacterium genome encodes:
- a CDS encoding aldehyde reductase yields the protein MAESPEPLVLVTGATGYIAGHCIRELMEHGYRVRGTVRRLSDTAKHEHLRRLAAQLGGSLELVEADLSADRGWHEAVTGCTYVQHVASPFPPEVPKDENELIRPAVDGALRVLRACAASGTVRRVVMTSSVAAVAYGHASGQDKVLTEEDWSDPARCDPYPKSKTLAERAAWDFVRGLPAEQRFELSVINPGFVMGPLLNADQGTSGELIRKLMVRDMPACPEIGFAPVDVRDIAIAHRLAMELPQAAGNRYICAGDHIWVQDIARILAEEYNPRGYRVPTGKLPYFLMWIIAWFDKAVNLALTFVGRREVVSSAKAQKELGWRMRPVRESILDTARTMIEHGVVPSR from the coding sequence ATGGCTGAGTCGCCCGAGCCGCTCGTCCTCGTCACCGGTGCCACCGGATACATCGCCGGACATTGCATCCGCGAGCTCATGGAGCATGGCTACCGCGTTCGCGGCACCGTGCGCCGACTTTCCGATACGGCCAAGCACGAGCATCTGCGGCGCCTGGCGGCGCAGCTCGGCGGCTCGCTCGAGCTCGTGGAGGCCGATCTCTCCGCCGATCGCGGATGGCACGAAGCGGTGACCGGATGCACCTACGTGCAGCACGTGGCTTCGCCCTTCCCGCCCGAAGTGCCCAAGGACGAGAACGAGCTGATCCGCCCGGCCGTGGATGGAGCGCTGCGCGTGCTGCGTGCATGCGCCGCCTCCGGAACCGTGCGGCGCGTCGTGATGACCTCGTCCGTGGCGGCAGTCGCCTACGGCCACGCCTCCGGCCAGGACAAGGTGCTGACCGAGGAAGACTGGTCCGACCCGGCCAGGTGCGATCCATATCCGAAGAGCAAGACGCTGGCCGAGCGCGCGGCGTGGGACTTCGTGCGCGGTCTTCCTGCCGAGCAGCGTTTCGAGCTGTCGGTCATCAATCCCGGGTTCGTCATGGGCCCGCTCCTGAACGCGGACCAGGGCACGTCCGGCGAGCTCATTCGCAAGCTGATGGTGCGCGACATGCCGGCATGCCCCGAGATCGGCTTTGCGCCCGTGGACGTTCGCGACATCGCCATCGCGCACCGTCTGGCGATGGAGCTGCCGCAGGCGGCCGGCAACCGTTACATCTGCGCCGGCGATCACATCTGGGTGCAGGACATCGCCCGCATCCTTGCCGAGGAGTACAACCCGCGCGGCTATCGCGTGCCGACCGGCAAGCTTCCCTACTTCCTGATGTGGATCATCGCCTGGTTCGACAAGGCGGTGAACCTGGCGCTGACGTTCGTAGGGCGCCGTGAGGTCGTCAGCTCCGCCAAGGCGCAGAAGGAACTCGGCTGG
- a CDS encoding helix-turn-helix domain-containing protein: protein MAAPAETTRPTRRDATREAILEAALRCFGRDGFRRTALDRVAREAGISRAALYLHFANKEELFRALVEDLHARSLEDAIAASRADAPAVERLTGAICAKTARFFDLLRSSEHAQEFLDENHRLCGSISAAFALRHARLLARILASADAAGELSLAAAGVSAAQIAELLLDTAEGIKTRNLSVLSSAAYRKRLGDAVRLVLAGLVAPPQRRRASAARATPRGTR, encoded by the coding sequence ATGGCGGCACCGGCCGAGACGACGCGCCCGACGCGTCGCGATGCGACGCGCGAAGCGATCCTCGAGGCCGCCCTGCGGTGCTTCGGCCGCGACGGCTTCCGGCGCACCGCGCTCGATCGGGTCGCGCGCGAGGCCGGCATCTCGCGCGCCGCGCTGTACCTGCACTTCGCGAACAAGGAGGAGCTGTTTCGGGCGCTCGTCGAAGATCTCCATGCCCGCTCGCTCGAGGACGCCATCGCCGCATCGCGGGCGGACGCGCCGGCCGTGGAGCGGCTGACCGGGGCGATCTGCGCCAAGACGGCGAGGTTCTTCGATCTGCTGCGTTCCTCCGAGCACGCGCAGGAGTTCCTCGACGAGAACCACCGGCTGTGCGGCTCGATTTCCGCCGCCTTCGCGCTTCGCCATGCACGGCTGCTCGCGCGCATCCTGGCTTCCGCCGACGCCGCCGGTGAGCTTTCGCTGGCCGCTGCCGGGGTTTCCGCCGCCCAGATTGCCGAGTTGCTGCTCGATACGGCCGAAGGCATCAAGACGCGCAACCTTTCGGTCCTTTCTTCGGCCGCGTACCGGAAACGGCTGGGAGATGCGGTGCGCCTCGTGCTCGCGGGGCTGGTGGCGCCGCCGCAAAGGAGGCGTGCATCGGCGGCGCGCGCGACGCCCAGAGGCACGCGGTGA
- a CDS encoding 5'-3' exonuclease H3TH domain-containing protein, which yields MIVHLIDGTYELFRHFYGLRRFHKGEDRAFGGVLGVLRTVVQMLEDGATHVGVATDHVIESFRNQLWPGYKTGEGIEPSLLAQFHPLEDALAAMGVALWPMVELEADDALASVAAVAAEDVRVEQVQIWSPDKDLAQCVRGERIVQVDRRSKQVRDAQAVRQKFGVEPAQIADYLALVGDAADGYPGLSGVGAKTAVRLLGRYGSIEALPDDVLGEQRQQALLFKRLATLRTDAQLVSGVDELLWRGPTAGFEAWAKRVGDVRLVARCAAVVAARASAK from the coding sequence ATGATCGTTCACCTGATCGACGGGACCTACGAGCTGTTCCGCCACTTCTACGGCCTGCGCCGCTTTCACAAGGGCGAGGATCGCGCGTTCGGCGGCGTGCTCGGGGTGCTGCGCACCGTGGTGCAGATGCTGGAGGATGGCGCGACGCACGTCGGCGTGGCCACCGATCACGTCATCGAGTCGTTCCGCAATCAGCTCTGGCCCGGCTACAAGACCGGCGAAGGCATCGAGCCTTCGCTGCTGGCGCAATTCCATCCGCTCGAAGACGCGCTTGCCGCGATGGGAGTTGCGCTCTGGCCGATGGTCGAGCTGGAGGCGGACGACGCGCTGGCATCGGTGGCCGCGGTCGCAGCCGAGGACGTACGCGTCGAGCAGGTGCAGATCTGGTCGCCGGACAAGGATCTGGCCCAGTGCGTGCGCGGCGAGCGCATCGTGCAGGTGGACCGACGCAGCAAGCAGGTTCGCGATGCGCAGGCTGTGCGGCAGAAGTTCGGCGTGGAGCCCGCGCAGATCGCCGACTATCTGGCGCTGGTCGGCGATGCAGCCGACGGCTATCCCGGCCTGTCCGGCGTCGGCGCCAAGACGGCGGTGCGACTGCTCGGCAGGTACGGAAGCATCGAAGCCCTGCCCGACGACGTGCTGGGTGAGCAGCGCCAGCAGGCGCTGCTGTTCAAGCGCCTGGCCACGCTGCGGACGGATGCGCAGCTCGTCTCGGGCGTGGATGAGCTGCTGTGGCGCGGGCCGACGGCGGGATTCGAGGCGTGGGCGAAACGCGTCGGCGATGTCCGGCTCGTCGCGCGCTGCGCGGCCGTCGTCGCGGCACGCGCGAGCGCAAAGTGA
- a CDS encoding cytochrome P450, with the protein MATQARLLYDSDAGGSRRQRTLMTEPLAFNPFDYDTRWNPYPLYAKARRDHPVYRHPEFPIISVFRHADVEAILKDAARWSNQIRVPGVDMSAMGPPSMLGQDAPEHTRLRGLVNQAFTPRIVRRLEPRMREIAELLIDRAVAEGETDFVRTVAYPLPVTVIAEIIGVPTSDMEQFKKWSDAAVENLGTGLFVPPSQERVDKIVRLIQEMGEYFNVLADERLREPREDLLTGLVRAEHEGSRLTREEMVRMLVLLLVAGNETTTTLIGDVVLELLAHPDELSKLRARPELLERAIEETMRFASPVQLDPRRCVTDTELHGVPIERNQLVVCWIGSANHDEAVFEHAERFDIERASNTHLGFGFGPHYCLGANLARLEARITTEVLLEKTASFERATSEPLPLHPSIVFRGVTALPLQLKPQS; encoded by the coding sequence ATGGCAACGCAGGCGCGCCTGCTCTACGACAGCGACGCCGGCGGCTCGCGCCGGCAAAGGACGCTCATGACCGAGCCGCTCGCGTTCAATCCCTTCGACTACGACACGCGCTGGAACCCGTATCCGTTGTACGCCAAGGCCCGCCGGGATCATCCCGTCTACCGCCACCCCGAGTTCCCGATCATCTCGGTGTTCCGGCATGCCGACGTCGAGGCGATCCTGAAGGATGCCGCGCGGTGGTCGAATCAGATCCGCGTTCCCGGCGTGGACATGTCGGCGATGGGACCGCCGAGCATGCTCGGGCAGGACGCGCCCGAGCACACGCGCCTGCGCGGCCTCGTCAACCAGGCGTTCACGCCTCGGATCGTGCGGCGGCTCGAGCCGCGCATGCGCGAGATCGCCGAGTTGCTGATCGATCGCGCGGTCGCGGAAGGCGAGACCGATTTCGTCCGGACGGTTGCCTATCCTCTGCCCGTCACGGTCATCGCCGAGATCATCGGTGTTCCCACCAGCGACATGGAGCAATTCAAGAAGTGGTCCGATGCGGCGGTGGAAAACCTCGGGACGGGGTTGTTCGTGCCTCCCTCGCAGGAGCGCGTCGACAAGATCGTGCGCCTCATCCAGGAGATGGGTGAGTACTTCAACGTTCTGGCCGACGAGCGCCTGCGCGAGCCGCGCGAGGATCTGCTGACCGGGCTGGTGCGCGCCGAGCACGAAGGATCGCGCCTGACGCGCGAGGAGATGGTGCGCATGCTCGTGCTCCTGCTGGTTGCGGGCAACGAGACGACGACGACGCTGATCGGCGACGTCGTGCTCGAGCTGCTGGCCCACCCCGACGAGCTGTCCAAGCTGCGCGCGCGGCCCGAGCTGCTGGAGCGCGCCATCGAGGAGACGATGCGGTTCGCCTCACCGGTGCAGCTCGATCCGCGGCGCTGCGTGACCGATACCGAGCTTCACGGCGTGCCGATCGAGCGCAACCAGCTGGTGGTGTGCTGGATCGGCTCGGCCAATCACGACGAAGCCGTGTTCGAGCATGCGGAACGATTCGACATCGAGCGTGCGAGCAATACGCATCTCGGCTTCGGCTTCGGCCCGCACTACTGCCTGGGCGCCAACCTGGCACGCCTGGAGGCGCGCATCACCACCGAGGTGCTGCTGGAGAAAACGGCTTCGTTCGAGCGCGCGACCAGCGAGCCGCTGCCGCTGCACCCGAGCATCGTCTTTCGCGGCGTCACCGCGCTGCCGCTGCAGCTGAAGCCGCAAAGCTAG
- a CDS encoding NUDIX domain-containing protein, with the protein MGRKSAGLLLYRFRDDALQVLLVHPGGPFWIRRDAGAWTVPKGEYEPTEEPLAAALREFEEELGCRPDACEWIELAPIRQRGGKLVTAFAGQADFDASRLVSNTFSMEWPPRSGQMREFPEVDRAQWYAIAEARQKILASQVPLLDELERRATPGGRED; encoded by the coding sequence GTGGGCAGAAAGAGCGCCGGCCTGCTTCTCTACCGTTTTCGCGACGACGCCCTCCAGGTGCTGCTCGTGCATCCCGGCGGCCCGTTCTGGATTCGCAGGGACGCAGGCGCCTGGACCGTTCCCAAGGGCGAGTACGAGCCGACCGAAGAGCCGCTGGCAGCGGCGTTGCGCGAATTCGAGGAAGAGCTCGGCTGCCGGCCCGACGCATGCGAGTGGATCGAGCTGGCGCCGATCCGGCAGCGCGGCGGCAAGCTCGTCACGGCGTTCGCAGGCCAAGCCGACTTCGACGCGAGCCGTCTCGTCAGCAATACATTTTCGATGGAATGGCCGCCGCGCTCCGGACAGATGCGTGAGTTTCCCGAGGTCGACCGCGCCCAGTGGTACGCGATCGCCGAGGCGCGCCAGAAGATCCTCGCCTCTCAGGTACCGTTGCTCGACGAGCTCGAGCGCCGGGCAACCCCTGGTGGCCGCGAGGACTGA